Proteins found in one Solitalea lacus genomic segment:
- a CDS encoding RNA polymerase sigma factor: protein MNRHQESDQSLIHSYLRGDENALEILINRHKTKIYTTIYLLVKDSYLAEDIFQDAFIKIINTLRAGKYNEEGKFLPWALRIAHNLVIDHFRKEKRTPVVTTIDGQDIFNILHFVDENAEDRIVREQTVADLRKLIMMLPEEQREVLIMRHYADLSFKEIADITEVSINTALGRMRYALNNLRKMMNIKEESLK, encoded by the coding sequence ATGAACCGCCATCAAGAAAGCGACCAATCCCTTATACACTCGTACCTTCGAGGAGACGAGAATGCGCTCGAAATTCTTATCAATCGTCATAAAACTAAAATTTATACCACTATCTATTTATTGGTTAAAGACAGTTATTTAGCCGAAGATATTTTCCAGGATGCATTTATTAAAATAATTAACACCCTAAGGGCTGGCAAATACAATGAAGAAGGTAAGTTTTTACCTTGGGCATTACGAATTGCTCACAATTTGGTTATTGATCATTTCCGCAAAGAGAAACGCACCCCTGTTGTAACTACCATTGATGGCCAGGACATTTTCAATATTTTACATTTTGTTGATGAGAATGCCGAGGACAGGATAGTGCGCGAGCAAACCGTTGCCGATTTACGTAAATTAATTATGATGCTTCCTGAAGAACAACGCGAAGTGTTGATTATGCGCCATTATGCCGATTTGAGCTTCAAAGAAATAGCCGATATTACAGAAGTAAGCATAAATACTGCACTGGGCCGCATGCGCTATGCGCTTAACAACTTGCGAAAAATGATGAATATTAAAGAAGAAAGCCTTAAGTAA